Proteins encoded together in one Bradysia coprophila strain Holo2 unplaced genomic scaffold, BU_Bcop_v1 contig_197, whole genome shotgun sequence window:
- the LOC119075289 gene encoding gastrula zinc finger protein XlCGF52.1-like: protein MFRGGFIIKNEPINEDNSDFLQNVVVKCEKNYVPHPTDHRSVKTTICSESEYVVDGNVPFESIIVKEEPRLNDCLHLRSLAASTVGESSWECYLCRHVSIDMVYLHRHLKAHSKPTVQTFEPKLSTKRNLDSLKVTQLGRRFACKKCDKTFISSSTLYHQKLAHIENNITEKLFVCDYCHRKYSRKSTLKQHLLIHSGVRKFECNECGRKFTDSSTLYKHKQTHSNDRPFACHLCHQRCSRKSTLERHLKTHSSEKSFTCNICDKKFSRNSTLNHHKLIHNGVNPFPCNQCDRKFKIKSTLDYHIKTHSGLLPFRCDECDRNFMTKTNLNQHKKNNKRHRAVHHELSTNGIKSVANKNKANSIISVP, encoded by the coding sequence ATGTTTCGCGGAGGTTTCATTATCAAAAACGAACCGATCAACGAGGACAATAGTGACTTTCTGCAAAACGTCGTTGTCAAATGCGAGAAGAACTATGTTCCACATCCGACTGACCACAGAAGCGTGAAAACAACGATTTGCTCTGAAAGCGAGTATGTGGTAGATGGCAATGTACCGTTCGAATCAATAATTGTTAAGGAAGAACCGAGGCTTAATGATTGCCTACACTTGCGATCACTTGCCGCGTCGACTGTCGGTGAATCGAGTTGGGAATGCTATTTATGCAGACATGTGTCGATCGACATGGTTTATCTCCATAGGCACCTCAAGGCACATAGCAAACCTACTGTACAAACTTTCGAACCCAAACTTTCGACGAAGCGAAATTTGGATAGCCTTAAAGTAACACAACTCGGGCGACGTTTCGCATGTAAAAAATGCGACAAGACGTTCATTAGTAGCTCAACACTTTACCATCAGAAATTGGCCCACATAGAAAATAATATCACAGAGAAATTGTTCGTCTGCGATTATTGtcatcgaaaatattcacGTAAATCTACTCTTAAGCAACATTTGCTCATTCACAGCGGGGTTAGAAAATTTGAGTGTAATGAATGCGGTCGAAAGTTTACTGATTCATCAACGTTATATAAGCACAAACAGACCCACTCCAACGATCGACCTTTTGCTTGTCATTTATGCCATCAACGATGTTCCCGTAAATCAACATTAGAGCGTCATTTAAAGACTCATAGTTCCGAGAAAAGTTTTACTTGCAACATCTGTGACAAGAAATTTTCCCGCAATTCAACATTAAACCATCACAAATTAATTCATAACGGTGTGAACCCATTTCCGTGTAATCAATGcgacagaaaatttaaaatcaaatcaacaCTAGATTATCATATAAAAACACATAGTGGTCTACTGCCATTCAGATGTGACGAATGTGATcgtaattttatgacgaaaaccaatttaaatcaacataagaaaaataacaaaCGCCATCGAGCTGTTCATCATGAATTGTCTACGAACGGTATTAAGAGCGTCGCAAATAAGAATAAAGCAAATTCAATAATCTCCGTCCCGTAG